The following proteins are encoded in a genomic region of Amycolatopsis sulphurea:
- a CDS encoding anti-sigma-D factor RsdA: protein MADHDDRDLTPSAQTRGLTGYEAEADGDLTAIQADDALLDALGGTDPALADELGDLELNALLLSWRRDVDSEPLAELVDVGTAVATVKQASLAHRQTARSRRRRFFVPVAAACAAAAIAFTGTGLAARDAQPGDTLWGLTKVLYGDHARSVEAAATAKLDLEKANLALADNRLADARRALADAQAALNQVTDAENRDQLLEQHRQLAAQLGVPAPPTGGQLPSTQASAPPVKNPPTSQPQQQPTAAAPTSVPGSGSTSQPAPTTSAPPSSVTTEPPAPSSSVPPHDPGSGSGTNGSPRNESTQNGTAASLNGTTSGS, encoded by the coding sequence GTGGCCGACCACGACGACCGCGATCTGACGCCTTCCGCGCAGACCCGTGGCCTGACCGGCTACGAAGCCGAGGCCGACGGTGACCTCACGGCGATCCAGGCCGATGACGCACTGCTCGACGCACTCGGCGGTACCGATCCGGCGCTCGCCGACGAACTCGGCGACCTGGAACTCAACGCACTGCTGCTGTCCTGGCGAAGGGACGTCGACAGCGAGCCGCTCGCCGAGCTCGTCGACGTCGGCACCGCGGTCGCCACGGTGAAGCAAGCCTCGCTGGCCCACCGGCAGACCGCGCGCAGCCGAAGACGCCGCTTCTTCGTTCCGGTGGCCGCCGCCTGTGCCGCCGCCGCGATCGCGTTCACCGGCACCGGCCTCGCCGCCCGGGACGCTCAGCCCGGAGACACGCTGTGGGGGCTCACGAAGGTCCTGTACGGCGATCACGCTCGTTCCGTCGAGGCCGCTGCCACGGCGAAGCTCGACCTGGAAAAGGCCAACCTGGCGCTGGCGGACAACCGGCTCGCCGACGCCCGCCGTGCGCTCGCCGACGCGCAGGCCGCGCTCAATCAAGTGACCGACGCGGAAAACCGTGATCAGCTCCTGGAGCAGCATCGCCAGCTGGCCGCGCAGCTTGGAGTCCCGGCCCCGCCGACCGGCGGACAACTGCCCTCGACGCAGGCGAGCGCGCCGCCGGTGAAGAACCCGCCGACCAGCCAGCCGCAGCAGCAGCCCACCGCTGCCGCTCCGACTTCGGTGCCCGGGTCCGGCAGCACCAGCCAGCCGGCGCCGACGACCTCCGCGCCGCCCAGTTCGGTGACCACCGAGCCTCCCGCGCCGAGTTCCAGTGTTCCGCCGCACGATCCGGGATCCGGCAGCGGTACCAACGGCAGCCCGCGCAACGAGTCGACGCAGAACGGCACGGCGGCAAGCCTGAACGGCACGACGAGCGGTTCGTGA
- a CDS encoding sigma-70 family RNA polymerase sigma factor: protein MATVGDGLEESVTAAVEGEPQAVERLLAAIRPLVVRYCRARVGRQERSFASADDVAQEVCLAVLTALPSYRDQGRPFLAFVYGIAQHKVADAHRAAGRNRADPVAEIPDEVESGVGPEQRALQGELNERMAQLLQVLPDKQREIVVLRVVVGLSAEETAEAVGSTPGAVRVAQHRALARLRKVLAAEEVI, encoded by the coding sequence ATGGCCACTGTGGGGGATGGACTGGAAGAGTCAGTCACCGCCGCTGTCGAGGGAGAACCTCAGGCAGTCGAGCGGTTGCTTGCGGCCATCCGTCCCCTTGTGGTGCGGTACTGCCGCGCTCGGGTTGGTAGGCAGGAGCGTTCGTTCGCTTCGGCTGACGATGTTGCGCAGGAGGTGTGTCTCGCGGTGCTCACGGCATTGCCATCGTACCGTGACCAGGGCCGCCCCTTCCTGGCATTCGTCTACGGGATCGCGCAGCACAAGGTCGCGGACGCGCATCGAGCGGCGGGCCGCAACCGTGCGGATCCGGTCGCCGAAATCCCGGACGAGGTCGAGAGCGGCGTCGGCCCGGAACAGCGTGCGCTGCAGGGTGAGCTGAACGAGCGGATGGCACAGCTGTTGCAGGTGCTGCCGGACAAGCAGCGGGAGATCGTCGTGCTGCGGGTCGTGGTGGGGCTGTCGGCGGAGGAAACCGCGGAGGCCGTCGGGTCGACACCCGGCGCGGTCCGTGTCGCCCAGCACCGCGCGCTGGCCCGCCTGCGCAAGGTGCTCGCCGCTGAGGAGGTGATCTGA
- a CDS encoding response regulator transcription factor, with amino-acid sequence MTTVLICDDRRSVREGLTRVMSAVPGVSRIDCVAHGDELLARYTRQPVDVVLVGTQRAVPTGVEATRRLVSANPQANVIVFGAPDDAGSIAAAIAGGARGYLRWDASRPELVAALAHTLASTSVPAPRQPSDPGVQLTERELQVLRGMSQGKSNGQIGRELYLSEDTVKTHARRLFRKLGVRDRAQAVAHGFRRGLVS; translated from the coding sequence GTGACGACGGTCTTGATCTGCGACGACCGACGCAGTGTCCGCGAAGGGCTCACCCGTGTGATGTCCGCGGTGCCTGGGGTCAGTCGCATCGACTGCGTAGCGCACGGTGACGAGCTGCTGGCCCGGTACACCCGTCAGCCGGTCGACGTCGTGCTGGTCGGGACGCAGCGAGCGGTCCCGACAGGCGTCGAGGCCACCCGCCGGCTCGTCTCCGCCAACCCCCAGGCGAACGTCATCGTCTTCGGTGCTCCGGACGACGCGGGCAGCATCGCCGCCGCGATCGCCGGCGGTGCCCGCGGCTACCTGCGCTGGGACGCCTCGCGCCCCGAGCTGGTCGCCGCCCTCGCGCATACCCTCGCGAGCACTTCGGTGCCCGCGCCGCGGCAGCCGTCCGACCCGGGCGTCCAGCTCACCGAGCGCGAGCTGCAGGTGCTGCGCGGTATGAGCCAGGGCAAGAGCAACGGCCAGATCGGCCGGGAGCTGTACTTGTCGGAGGACACCGTCAAGACGCATGCCCGCCGGCTGTTCCGCAAGCTCGGCGTGCGCGACCGCGCGCAAGCGGTGGCGCACGGCTTCCGCCGCGGACTGGTGTCCTGA
- a CDS encoding MerR family transcriptional regulator, with the protein MGSGSSEGEPTLPVASVARRLGVAPSTLRTWDRRYGLGPSRHTDGRHRRYGSSDIGRLELMQRALLRGASTAEAARYALEQMPRVEAVPVPPEPAAAATPSPAPDDGEVPSRLARRLSTAALAMDVGAVQRMLADAIDELGVLPAWSGVVDPVLMALGARWRGVHAGAEVEYMLAECVYAALVRATPVLDQPRNQRPVLLACVPEERDTMPLYALSASLAGRRVGAHLFGTPLPPEVLAVTVRRSAPAAVVLWARRRAAADPRVFARISRGRQRSRLFACGPGWDPVSLPVKVELLPDLSIAADRVEHVLVGGPR; encoded by the coding sequence GTGGGATCCGGATCGAGCGAAGGAGAACCCACCCTGCCGGTGGCCTCGGTCGCCCGTCGGCTCGGGGTCGCCCCGTCCACCCTTCGTACCTGGGATCGCCGCTACGGTCTCGGCCCCAGCAGACATACCGATGGGCGTCATCGCCGCTACGGCAGCTCCGACATCGGCCGTCTCGAGTTGATGCAGCGCGCGCTGCTTCGCGGTGCGTCGACGGCCGAAGCAGCGCGGTACGCGTTGGAGCAGATGCCGCGGGTCGAAGCCGTGCCTGTGCCGCCTGAGCCGGCCGCAGCCGCCACGCCGAGTCCTGCGCCCGACGACGGCGAAGTGCCGTCGCGCCTCGCGCGTCGGCTGAGCACGGCGGCGTTGGCCATGGACGTCGGCGCGGTACAGCGGATGCTCGCGGACGCAATAGACGAGCTGGGCGTACTGCCCGCGTGGTCCGGCGTTGTCGACCCGGTGCTCATGGCGCTCGGCGCGCGGTGGCGTGGCGTGCACGCGGGCGCCGAAGTGGAGTACATGCTGGCGGAGTGCGTGTACGCGGCCCTAGTACGGGCGACGCCGGTGCTTGACCAACCGCGTAACCAACGTCCGGTGCTGCTGGCGTGCGTACCTGAGGAACGCGACACGATGCCGCTGTACGCGCTGTCGGCCTCGTTGGCCGGGCGGCGGGTCGGTGCGCACCTTTTCGGCACACCGCTGCCTCCGGAAGTGCTCGCGGTGACCGTACGCAGGAGCGCGCCGGCAGCCGTCGTGCTGTGGGCACGCCGTCGTGCTGCTGCTGACCCGCGGGTGTTTGCGCGGATATCACGTGGCCGGCAACGCAGTCGCCTGTTCGCCTGTGGCCCCGGCTGGGATCCGGTGTCGTTGCCGGTGAAGGTCGAGTTGCTTCCTGACCTGTCGATCGCTGCCGACCGCGTCGAGCACGTCCTTGTCGGTGGTCCGCGCTAA
- a CDS encoding WhiB family transcriptional regulator: protein MADTRRLPGPNADMWDWQLEGSCRGMDSASFFHPDGERGPARARREARAKAICLSCPVLELCRKHALAVHEPYGIWGGLSESERENLLRQDKRALTMAHS, encoded by the coding sequence ATGGCAGACACGCGCAGGCTCCCCGGCCCCAATGCGGACATGTGGGACTGGCAGCTGGAGGGGTCGTGCCGGGGGATGGACAGCGCGTCCTTCTTTCACCCGGACGGAGAGCGTGGGCCGGCGAGAGCCCGGCGGGAGGCGAGGGCGAAGGCGATCTGCCTGTCCTGCCCGGTGCTGGAATTGTGCCGCAAGCACGCACTCGCCGTGCACGAGCCGTACGGCATCTGGGGCGGCCTCTCCGAATCGGAGCGGGAAAACCTCCTCCGGCAGGACAAGCGGGCGCTGACCATGGCGCACAGCTGA
- the groL gene encoding chaperonin GroEL (60 kDa chaperone family; promotes refolding of misfolded polypeptides especially under stressful conditions; forms two stacked rings of heptamers to form a barrel-shaped 14mer; ends can be capped by GroES; misfolded proteins enter the barrel where they are refolded when GroES binds), producing the protein MPKQISFDEDARRALERGVNKLADAVKVTLGPRGRHVVLDKKFGGPTITLDGVTVAREIDLEDPFENLGAQLAKNVATKTNDVAGDGTTTATVLAQSLVKHGLRNVAAGANPTSVGKGIEAAADKVVEVLKARATPVKGRENIAQVGTVTSRDATIGQLLGEAVERVGEDGVITIEESSTLATELVITEGVQFDKGFLSAHFATDPEDQRAILEDAYVLLHREKISALADLLPVLEKVVEAKKPLLIIAEDVDGEALSTLVVNSLRKTITAVAVKAPFFGDRRKAFLDDLAVVTGGEVVSAEIGQKLSEVGLAQLGRARRIVVTKDDTTIVDGAGTKDAIDARTAQIRKEIETTDSDWDREKLQERLAKLGGGVAVIKVGAATETELNERKHRIEDAVASTKAAVEEGILPGGGSALVHAVKELAGLELSGDEATGVAIVRDALSAPLFWIATNAGHEGAVIVNKVQEQSWGQGFNAATGELTDLIAAGIVDPVKVTRSAVANAASIARLVLTTESSVVEKPVDEEPEAAGHGHAH; encoded by the coding sequence ATGCCCAAGCAGATCAGTTTCGACGAGGACGCTCGTCGCGCGCTCGAGCGCGGGGTGAACAAGCTCGCCGACGCGGTCAAGGTCACCCTCGGCCCGCGCGGCAGGCACGTCGTCCTCGACAAGAAGTTCGGCGGGCCGACGATCACTCTCGACGGGGTCACCGTCGCTCGTGAGATCGACCTCGAAGACCCGTTCGAGAACCTCGGCGCGCAGCTGGCCAAGAACGTCGCCACCAAGACCAACGACGTCGCCGGCGACGGCACCACCACCGCCACGGTGCTGGCCCAGTCGCTGGTGAAGCACGGTCTCCGCAACGTCGCCGCCGGCGCCAACCCGACCTCGGTCGGCAAGGGCATCGAGGCCGCGGCGGACAAGGTCGTCGAGGTGCTCAAGGCCCGGGCCACCCCGGTCAAGGGCCGCGAGAACATCGCCCAGGTCGGCACCGTGACCTCGCGCGACGCCACCATCGGCCAGCTGCTCGGCGAGGCCGTGGAGCGGGTCGGCGAGGACGGCGTGATCACCATCGAGGAGTCGTCCACGCTGGCGACCGAGCTGGTGATCACCGAGGGTGTGCAGTTCGACAAGGGTTTCCTGTCGGCGCACTTCGCCACCGACCCCGAGGACCAGCGGGCGATCCTCGAGGACGCCTACGTGCTGCTGCACCGCGAGAAGATCTCGGCGCTGGCCGACCTGCTCCCGGTGCTGGAGAAGGTCGTCGAGGCCAAGAAGCCGCTGCTGATCATCGCGGAGGACGTGGACGGCGAGGCGCTGTCCACCCTGGTGGTCAACTCGCTGCGGAAGACGATCACCGCGGTCGCGGTCAAGGCGCCGTTCTTCGGTGACCGCCGCAAGGCGTTCCTGGACGACCTCGCCGTGGTCACCGGTGGCGAGGTGGTCTCCGCGGAGATCGGCCAGAAGCTGTCCGAGGTCGGCCTCGCGCAGCTGGGCCGGGCTCGCCGGATCGTGGTCACCAAGGACGACACCACGATCGTCGACGGCGCGGGCACCAAGGACGCCATCGACGCCCGGACCGCGCAGATTCGCAAGGAGATCGAGACCACCGACTCCGACTGGGACCGCGAGAAGCTGCAGGAGCGGCTCGCGAAGCTCGGCGGCGGCGTGGCCGTGATCAAGGTCGGCGCGGCCACCGAGACCGAGCTGAACGAGCGCAAGCACCGCATCGAAGACGCCGTGGCGTCGACGAAGGCGGCCGTCGAGGAGGGCATCCTGCCCGGCGGCGGCTCGGCGCTGGTCCACGCGGTCAAGGAACTCGCCGGGCTCGAGCTCTCCGGCGATGAGGCCACCGGTGTGGCCATCGTCCGCGACGCGCTCAGCGCCCCGCTGTTCTGGATCGCGACCAACGCGGGCCACGAGGGCGCGGTCATCGTGAACAAGGTCCAGGAGCAGAGCTGGGGCCAGGGCTTCAACGCGGCCACCGGCGAACTCACCGACCTGATCGCGGCCGGCATCGTCGACCCGGTCAAGGTGACCCGCTCGGCCGTGGCCAACGCGGCCTCCATCGCCCGGCTCGTCCTCACCACGGAAAGCTCCGTGGTCGAGAAGCCGGTCGACGAGGAGCCCGAGGCCGCCGGTCACGGGCACGCGCACTGA
- the groES gene encoding co-chaperone GroES — protein sequence MSVNIKPLEDKIVVQTSEAEETTASGLVIPDTAKEKPQEGKVLAVGPGRIDDKGNRVPLDVAVGDVVIYSKYGGTEVKYNGEDYLILSARDVLAVIN from the coding sequence GTGAGCGTGAACATCAAGCCGCTCGAGGACAAGATCGTTGTCCAGACGAGTGAGGCCGAGGAGACGACCGCTTCCGGCCTCGTCATCCCCGACACCGCCAAGGAGAAGCCCCAGGAGGGCAAGGTTCTGGCCGTGGGCCCGGGCCGGATCGACGACAAGGGCAACCGCGTTCCGCTGGACGTGGCTGTCGGCGACGTCGTGATCTACTCCAAGTACGGCGGTACCGAGGTCAAGTACAACGGCGAGGACTACCTGATCCTCTCCGCCCGCGACGTGCTGGCCGTCATCAACTGA
- a CDS encoding N-acetylmuramoyl-L-alanine amidase, with protein MARPVSRLPRRLAAAGAGVVLAAGLAVPAQAAESPRQREFTDAAAEFGVPLDVLLGVSYLESRWDDHAGSPSTSAGYGPMHLTDLRAAGGVGSEFDSGEDPRGDDARPALHPAAFAVKPAAPPPSLQTVGEAAALLHTDAAKLRTDAEENIRGGAALLAYYQQQLGIHSSAAKDWYGAVARYSGAEDTTAARTFADEVFDTISKGQSRTTNDDQTLTLAAALGVTPDRTQVARLGLRADAPTAAECPKTVACESVPAPYQELPEGGYGNHDVAGRPQSQKIDYIVLHDTETTWDTALKLAQKPSYLAWHYTVRSSDGLIAQHVPTKDVGWHAGNWYVNSKSIGIEHEGFGAKGTWYTEAMYQSSAKLVGYLARRYGIPLDRAHIIGHDNVPGTTPSTIAGMHWDPGPYWDWSHYFDLLGAPLCPTARPGSGLVTIAPSFEHNRITFTGCDQNGSGNPCPVMNSEAVVLHTEPADSAPLLKDPGLHGTKPSTMDVSDVGSRVATGQRYAIAGTQGDWTAIWYLGQKGWFHNPRNAPAAVPARGSVATPKPGHASVPVYGRAYPEASAYPANVPVQELAPMPYTLAAGQRYAVGSVVGSEYFSATTFDPAKHVVVRGKTKYVEIQFGHRVEYVELDDVQLQPAA; from the coding sequence ATGGCCCGTCCGGTTTCCCGGCTTCCCCGGCGGCTGGCCGCGGCAGGAGCCGGCGTCGTGCTCGCAGCCGGCCTGGCCGTGCCCGCCCAGGCCGCCGAGTCTCCCCGGCAGCGTGAGTTCACCGACGCCGCCGCGGAGTTCGGTGTTCCGCTCGACGTCCTGCTCGGGGTGTCCTACCTGGAGTCCCGCTGGGACGACCACGCGGGTTCGCCGAGTACGTCCGCGGGATACGGGCCAATGCACCTCACCGATCTGCGCGCGGCAGGTGGAGTCGGCAGCGAGTTCGACAGCGGCGAAGATCCTCGGGGAGACGATGCCCGCCCGGCGCTGCACCCCGCCGCCTTCGCCGTGAAGCCCGCTGCTCCCCCGCCCAGCCTGCAGACTGTGGGCGAAGCCGCCGCTCTGTTGCACACCGACGCAGCGAAGCTCCGTACGGACGCGGAGGAGAACATCCGGGGTGGCGCCGCGCTGCTCGCGTACTACCAACAGCAGCTCGGCATTCACAGCTCGGCCGCGAAGGACTGGTACGGCGCCGTCGCGCGCTACAGCGGCGCTGAGGACACGACGGCGGCCCGTACGTTCGCAGACGAGGTATTCGACACCATCAGCAAGGGCCAGTCCCGCACGACGAATGACGATCAGACTCTCACGCTCGCAGCTGCCCTAGGCGTCACGCCTGATCGTACGCAAGTTGCGCGACTCGGTCTTCGCGCAGACGCGCCGACAGCGGCGGAATGCCCGAAGACCGTGGCGTGCGAATCAGTGCCCGCGCCGTACCAGGAACTCCCCGAAGGGGGTTACGGCAACCACGACGTCGCGGGCCGCCCACAGAGCCAGAAGATCGACTACATCGTCCTCCACGACACCGAGACCACCTGGGACACCGCGCTCAAGCTCGCGCAGAAGCCCAGCTACCTGGCGTGGCACTACACCGTGCGCTCGTCGGACGGCCTGATCGCGCAACATGTGCCAACGAAGGATGTCGGCTGGCACGCGGGCAACTGGTACGTGAACTCGAAGTCCATCGGGATTGAGCACGAGGGCTTCGGTGCGAAGGGCACTTGGTACACCGAAGCGATGTACCAGTCCTCGGCCAAGCTCGTCGGCTACCTCGCGCGCCGTTACGGGATCCCGCTCGACCGCGCGCACATCATCGGGCACGACAACGTGCCTGGCACCACGCCGTCGACCATTGCCGGCATGCACTGGGACCCGGGTCCCTACTGGGACTGGTCGCACTATTTCGATCTGCTCGGCGCGCCGCTGTGCCCCACCGCGCGACCGGGCTCGGGACTGGTCACCATTGCTCCATCGTTCGAGCACAACCGGATCACCTTCACCGGCTGCGACCAGAACGGCTCCGGAAATCCTTGCCCCGTCATGAATTCCGAAGCAGTCGTGCTGCATACCGAGCCTGCCGACTCGGCACCGCTGCTGAAGGACCCCGGACTGCACGGCACCAAACCGTCCACAATGGACGTCTCTGACGTCGGCAGCCGAGTGGCGACCGGGCAGCGGTACGCGATCGCAGGGACGCAGGGCGACTGGACGGCGATCTGGTATCTCGGGCAGAAGGGCTGGTTCCACAACCCGCGCAACGCCCCGGCCGCTGTGCCCGCACGCGGTTCGGTAGCGACCCCGAAGCCCGGTCACGCGAGCGTCCCGGTCTACGGTCGCGCGTACCCGGAAGCGTCCGCGTACCCGGCGAACGTACCCGTACAAGAACTCGCGCCGATGCCGTACACACTCGCGGCGGGCCAGAGGTACGCAGTGGGTAGCGTCGTCGGCTCCGAGTACTTCTCGGCGACCACCTTTGATCCCGCGAAGCACGTCGTCGTCCGCGGCAAGACGAAGTACGTGGAGATTCAATTCGGCCATCGCGTCGAGTACGTCGAGCTGGACGACGTACAGCTGCAGCCAGCAGCCTGA
- the wecB gene encoding non-hydrolyzing UDP-N-acetylglucosamine 2-epimerase: MDVMLLAGTRPEAVKLATLAQALDTRPGLRPLFVHSGQHPGMVEQALAQFDRAVDGWLEVPPRRSGTQAELISGMLPALDEAMRRYAPSAVVVQGDTATALAGALTAFWLGIPVVHLEAGLRTHDLASPFPEEGTRQMISRIAALHLSPSPAAAATLRAEGVPTERITVVGNTVVDAVLTIAARDLPARESALALLEMGVAEAGEQLVLVTSHRRESWGEPLARTLTAVRRIVDLHPQVQVLFPAHPNPDVRAQVETALSDVSRVTVTEPLEYPDLVRALRLATLVLTDSGGVQEEAPTFGTPVLVLRDTTERPEAVTAGCAWLVGTDVDLIVTAAGHVLSGDLRAAPAANPYGDGYAAVRSAVAIEALLGLADPASAADLQTATG; the protein is encoded by the coding sequence GTGGACGTGATGTTGCTGGCCGGTACCCGGCCGGAAGCCGTCAAACTGGCCACGCTGGCCCAGGCGCTGGACACGCGTCCCGGGTTGCGGCCGTTGTTCGTGCACAGTGGCCAGCACCCGGGCATGGTCGAGCAAGCTCTGGCACAGTTCGACCGGGCCGTGGACGGCTGGCTGGAGGTCCCGCCGCGGAGGTCAGGCACGCAGGCGGAGCTGATCTCCGGCATGCTGCCCGCGCTCGACGAGGCGATGCGCCGGTACGCGCCGAGCGCGGTCGTCGTACAGGGCGATACCGCCACGGCGCTGGCTGGCGCGCTCACTGCGTTCTGGCTCGGCATTCCGGTAGTGCATCTGGAAGCCGGGCTGCGTACGCACGACCTGGCCTCACCGTTTCCCGAAGAAGGCACCAGGCAGATGATCTCGAGGATCGCCGCGCTACACCTGAGCCCATCGCCTGCTGCGGCTGCGACGCTTCGCGCTGAAGGCGTGCCCACCGAGCGAATCACGGTCGTCGGCAACACAGTGGTCGACGCAGTGCTCACCATCGCCGCGCGTGACCTCCCCGCGCGCGAGTCCGCGCTAGCGCTACTAGAGATGGGCGTCGCCGAAGCCGGAGAGCAACTGGTGCTGGTTACGTCGCACCGCCGCGAGTCCTGGGGCGAGCCACTGGCACGTACGCTGACCGCGGTCCGCCGGATCGTCGACTTACATCCGCAGGTCCAAGTCCTCTTCCCCGCGCACCCGAACCCGGACGTACGGGCCCAGGTGGAGACAGCGCTGAGCGACGTCTCGCGAGTAACGGTTACCGAGCCGCTGGAGTACCCGGACCTGGTTCGCGCATTGCGCCTCGCCACGCTGGTACTTACCGATTCCGGCGGAGTCCAGGAGGAAGCGCCGACGTTCGGCACCCCGGTACTGGTGCTGCGCGACACGACCGAACGCCCAGAGGCCGTGACAGCGGGCTGCGCCTGGCTCGTGGGCACCGACGTGGACCTGATAGTCACAGCCGCGGGCCACGTACTGTCCGGCGACCTCCGTGCAGCACCGGCAGCCAATCCGTACGGCGACGGCTATGCAGCCGTACGGTCAGCCGTGGCCATTGAAGCGCTGCTGGGACTCGCGGACCCGGCTTCGGCGGCAGACTTGCAGACCGCCACCGGTTAA
- the tsaD gene encoding tRNA (adenosine(37)-N6)-threonylcarbamoyltransferase complex transferase subunit TsaD, with protein sequence MSRVIMGIESSCDETGVGLVRLHDDGAVELLADEVASSVDQHARFGGVVPEVASRAHLEAMVPTAERAFATAGLKLSDVDAIAVTAGPGLAGALLVGVSAAKAYAAALDVPLYGVNHLAGHIAVDTLQHGPLPSPVLALLVSGGHTQLLRVDDIASRITELGSTVDDAAGEAYDKVARVLDLPYPGGPPIDKAAKRGNGSAIAFPRGMTGPRDAKFDFSFSGLKTAVARWVENAERAGNGISVDDVAASFQEAVADVLTAKAIRAAREQGIGTLVISGGVAANSRLSELAAERCAEAGIELRVPRPRLCTDNGAMIAALGAHVVAAGHSAAPLDFSANPGLPVQTVSL encoded by the coding sequence ATGTCCCGCGTCATCATGGGCATCGAGAGCTCCTGTGACGAGACTGGCGTCGGTCTCGTCCGGTTGCACGACGACGGTGCGGTGGAGCTGCTCGCGGACGAGGTCGCTTCCAGCGTCGACCAGCATGCGCGCTTCGGCGGCGTAGTCCCGGAAGTGGCCAGCCGTGCGCATTTGGAAGCGATGGTGCCGACGGCGGAGCGGGCGTTCGCCACTGCCGGGCTCAAGCTGTCCGACGTGGACGCTATCGCGGTCACTGCCGGCCCCGGGCTCGCCGGCGCGCTGCTCGTCGGTGTCTCGGCGGCGAAGGCGTACGCCGCGGCGCTCGATGTGCCACTGTACGGCGTGAACCACCTCGCCGGGCACATCGCAGTCGACACCCTGCAACACGGCCCGCTGCCTTCGCCGGTGCTCGCTCTGCTGGTTTCCGGCGGGCACACCCAGCTGCTGCGGGTGGACGACATCGCATCCCGCATCACCGAACTAGGATCCACTGTGGACGATGCGGCCGGCGAAGCCTACGACAAGGTGGCCCGGGTGCTGGACCTGCCGTATCCCGGCGGGCCGCCGATCGACAAGGCGGCGAAGCGGGGCAACGGTTCGGCGATCGCGTTCCCCCGCGGGATGACCGGCCCGCGCGACGCGAAGTTCGACTTCTCCTTCTCTGGATTGAAAACGGCGGTCGCGCGCTGGGTCGAAAACGCAGAGCGCGCGGGCAACGGGATCTCGGTCGACGATGTGGCAGCTTCCTTCCAGGAAGCTGTCGCGGACGTGCTCACCGCGAAGGCGATCCGTGCCGCACGCGAACAGGGAATCGGCACGTTGGTGATCTCCGGTGGCGTCGCCGCGAATTCGCGACTGTCCGAGCTGGCTGCCGAACGCTGTGCCGAAGCCGGTATCGAACTGCGTGTACCCCGGCCTCGCCTGTGTACGGACAACGGCGCGATGATCGCGGCTCTAGGCGCCCACGTGGTGGCTGCGGGTCACTCAGCAGCCCCGCTGGACTTCTCCGCCAACCCCGGCCTGCCGGTGCAGACTGTGTCCCTCTGA
- the rimI gene encoding ribosomal protein S18-alanine N-acetyltransferase: MKLGKLRRTDVAKCVEIENLLFPGDDPWSSRAFHSELDQGHYYLAARSDDEEFLGYAGLAVVGRRGEYEAEVHTIGVVPEAQGHGVGKALLRALLARADELAAPVFLEVRTDNDTAVGLYEAHGFKKLGIRKRYYQPSGADAYTMARPAQAPARDEVAP; this comes from the coding sequence ATGAAGTTGGGGAAGCTGCGTCGTACTGACGTCGCGAAGTGCGTGGAGATCGAGAACCTCCTATTCCCCGGTGACGACCCGTGGAGCAGCCGGGCGTTCCACTCGGAACTCGACCAGGGCCACTACTACCTCGCCGCGCGTTCGGACGACGAAGAGTTCCTCGGCTACGCGGGGCTGGCGGTGGTCGGCCGTCGTGGCGAGTACGAGGCGGAGGTGCACACCATCGGCGTCGTGCCCGAAGCGCAGGGTCATGGTGTCGGCAAGGCGTTGCTACGCGCGCTGCTGGCGCGTGCCGACGAGTTGGCGGCGCCGGTGTTCCTTGAGGTACGTACCGACAACGACACCGCTGTAGGCCTGTACGAGGCACACGGCTTTAAGAAGCTCGGCATCCGGAAGCGTTACTACCAGCCGTCTGGAGCCGACGCGTACACAATGGCCCGCCCCGCGCAGGCCCCAGCACGAGACGAGGTGGCCCCCTGA